Proteins encoded in a region of the Gammaproteobacteria bacterium genome:
- a CDS encoding hypothetical protein (Evidence 5 : Unknown function): MNTSGYIDLTTFFVDVDDFWRVFIPAWLQSLLPDEKPQRVRESTMYPSEVMTILNSFSFFRF; the protein is encoded by the coding sequence ATGAACACATCAGGCTACATTGATTTAACCACTTTTTTCGTTGATGTTGATGATTTTTGGAGAGTTTTTATCCCCGCCTGGCTTCAGTCCCTATTACCGGATGAGAAGCCGCAACGTGTGCGTGAATCCACCATGTACCCCTCTGAGGTGATGACGATTCTTAATTCT